The DNA region TCGACACGCTCAGCTTTGGCTCGCAGAAGGAAAAGCACGAGCTCTCGCACCTGTACGAGGCCAAGATTCGCAACATGGGCAATGCCGGGCGAAACGGTGGCGAGTATTACACCCCGCGTCCGCTGATTCGCGCCATGATCCGGGTGATCCAACCGGAGATCGGCGAGCGCATTTACGACGCCGCGGTCGGATCGGCCGGCTTCCTTTGCGAGGCCTACGATTACCTGCGTTACGGTCCTGACGGACCGGATGCCGAGAATCCACCGAAACTGTCCACCGAAGATCTCGATACCCTGCAGCGGCGAACCTTTCACGGCAAGGAAAAGAAGAGCCTGCCCTACGTGATCGGCATCATGAACATGATCCTGCACGGCATCGAGGCGCCCAACATCGTCCACACCAATTCCCTGACCGAGAATCTCGATGATGTTCAGGAGAAGGATCGCTATGACATCATCCTGGCCAATCCGCCTTTCGGCGGCAAGGAGCGCAAGGAGATCCAGCAGAATTTCCCAATCCGCACCGGCGAGACGGCGTTTCTGTTCCTGCAGCACTTCATCAAGCACTTGAAGGCCGGCGGGCGGGCCGCCATCGTGATCAAAAACACCTTCCTGTCCAATTCCGACAACGCCTCGCGTGCCCTGCGCCAGGAACTGCTGGAAAACTGCAACCTGCACACCGTGCTCGACTGCCCCGGCGGCACCTTCCTGGGCGCGGGCGTGAAGACCGTAGTGCTGTTCTTCGAGAAGGGCGCACCAACCCAAAAGACCTGGTACTACCAGCTCGATCCCGGTCGCAGCTTGGGCAAGACCAATCCGCTCAACGACGACGACCTGGAAGATTTCGTCGAAAAGCAGAAAACCTTTGCCGATTCCGAACAGTCCTGGACCGTGCCCTTCGACCAGGTCGACACCGAGACGTGGGACCTGTCGGTCAAGAATCCCAACAAGGCCGAAGAAGCCCCGTTGCGCGACCCGCAGGAAATCATCGACGAAATCGAAGCACTGGATGTCCAGAGCCGGGAGATTCTGGAAGGGATCAGGGGGATGTTGTGACTAACGGTCAGGGCCAGATTAAGACTCTAGGAGATGTGCTAAAGCTTGAGTACGGAAAGCCACTACCGAAGGAAAAGCGTAAAAATCAAGGTAAGTATCCGGTCTTTGGTGCAAATGGGGTCAAGTGTTTTACCGATGTCCCATTCCACGCAAAGAGCAGCATCATCGTTGGACGTAAAGGAACTGCCGGTGCAGTAAACCTTGTTGATGGTGGCTTTTGGCCCCTTGATGTTACTTACTTTGTAACACTAGTGTCCGGTTAAAAGTGCTCTGAATCCCGAAAATCGCATGTTTTACAGCACATTACAAGCGGAAAAAGGTGTCCCCGATTTGAACGCGGAGTTCGCGGTGTATAACCAAGCCGATACCGTGCCCTCCGGAGTGGCAAATGAACATCGGCAAGACGCTTTTTGCTCAGATTATGGATTTCCTTCCCTGGAAGACTTTCCACCGCACCGTCGACCGATACGACGGCAACCGGCGAGTGCGAACTCTGAGCTGCGCCGAACAGTTCCGCTGTATGGCCTTTGCCCAGCTGACCTACCGCGAGAGCCTGCGGGACATCGAAGCCTGTCTCCAGGTTCAGTCTGCAAAGCTTTACCACATGGGCTTTCGCCAGCCGATTCGTCGAGCAACTCTTGCCGATGCAAACGAGTCGCGAGATTGGAGAATTTACGGCGACTATGCCCAGCATCTGATTGCACAAGCGAGAAGCCTCTATGTCGACGAATCCATAAGCTCGGGTCTTCCCGATACGGTTTACGCACTCGACTCAACCACCATCGACCTATGTCTGTCGATGTTCCCATGGGCACCATTTCGCACGGCAAAAGCGGCAGTCAAACTTCATACCCTGCTGGATCTGCGCGGATCGATTCCCAGCTTCATTCATATCTCCGACGGCAAGCTGCACGACGTCAATGTTCTAGACTTGCTGATTCCGGAGGCAGGTTCGTTTTACGTGATGGATCGGGCCTACCTGGACTATGCTCGACTATTCAATCTGGCCCAGGCCGGCGCCTTCTTTGTAATCCGGGCCAAATCAAACCTGGACTTCCGGCGGGTCTATTCTGCTGCTACAGATCGGCAAGCTGGGCTGATCTGCGACCAAACTATTGCGCTCTGCGGCCAGCGTCCAAGCAAGTACTATCCTCAACACTTGAGACGCATTCGCTTCAAGGACCCGGAAACCGGAAAGACCCTGGTATTTCTCACCAATCAGTTCCAACTCCCGGCTCTTACGATCTGCGCGTTGTACAAAAGCCGGTGGCAGGTCGAGCTGTTCTTCAAGTGGATCAAGCAAAATCTCCGTATCAAGTGCTTCTTCGGCCGATCGGAGAACGCAGTCAAGACACAAATTTGGATTGCTGTGTCGACCTATGTGCTGATCGCCATCATCAAAAAGCGTTTGGACCTCGATATTTCGCTGCACGCAATGCTACAGATTATCTCCATAACTGTATTTGAAAAAACACAGTTGAAACAGGCGGTTACGATCGACCGAAGCGATCTGGATCAGATCAAAGACGGTAACCAATTGAATCTATTCGGCTTTTAAACCGGACACTAGTGACTTTGTAACCTTCGACGAAAGCCAGTATGATTTGAAGTTCCTATACTACTTGCTGGTTCATCTTGATCTCCCCAGGCTTGCTACTGGAGTCAAGCCAGGGATCAATCGCAACAACGTTTACGCGATTGAGCGCTGGATACCGCCGGTGGAGGAACAAAAACGCATCGTCACCATTCTCGACGAGGCCTTCGCGGGCATTGAAACGGCCATCGCCAATACCCAGAAGGCCAAAGCCTGGGCTGATAAGCTATTTGATAGCTGCCTGAATCGCCGATTAGCCAGTATTGCATCAGCGGATGAAATTCAGACCTTGAGTGATGTGACGGAGCTGATTGTCGATTGTGAGCACAAAACTGCCCCAACTCAAGAAACGGGTTTTCCTTCAATACGCACTCCGAACATTGGCAAGGGAATTCTGCTGCTTGATGGTGTAAAACGAGTCTCGGAGGAGGTTTATAACCAGTGGACCAGGCGTGCCAAGCCTGAGGGTGGTGACTTGATTCTTGCTCGTGAGGCGCCTGCTGGAAACGTCGGTGTCATCCCTGCAGATCAGAAGGTCTGTTTGGGGCAAAGAACCGTGCTCATCCGCCCTAAGAGAAACATGGTCAAGCCGAAGTATTTGGCATATTTGTTGCTCCATCCCGATGTGCAGCGCAGACTCATGGAGAAGTCAACGGGCGCAACCGTGCAGCATATTAACCTGCGTGATATTCGTGCTCTGCAGCTGGGAGCTATGCCGCCCATGGATGTTCAAAAGCGTGATGTGGCCGAACTTGAAATGCTTCAGGAAAGTTCGCAGCAAGCTCTAAACATGATTGATAGTAAGCTGAAGGCGCTTGAAGAACTCAAGCAATCCCTCCTCCAAAAAGCCTTCTCTGGCGAACTGACCGCGGATCACGCCGAGCACGAGATCGAATCGGCGGCCGTCTGAGTGATTTGACCAGCCGGAAGAATTCAGACAAACTGTCACCAGATATTGACAAATGGTGACGGTTTGTCTGGTTCGCGATGGCCGCTCAACGTTCACGCACTGATGGCTTCGACGATCCCGTGGCGCTGTTTCGAGCCCACGGCGGCCAACTGCGCCTGAGCGAAGCGCTGGCACTCGGACTCAATCGTTACCAGTTCTACAAACTGCGCGACGAGGGCGTGATCGAGCCGGTCAGCCGCGGCCTGTATCGCCTGACCGAACTGCCGCCGGTCGCCGACCCGGATCTGGTCGCGGTGGCCACGCGCTTTCCCCGGGCCGTGCTCTGCCTGGTGTCTGCGCTGGCCTGGCATGACCTGACCACCCAGATTCCCCGCCGCATCGACCTGGCCGTCGAGCGCAATGCCCGTCTGCCGCGCCAGGATTACCCGCCGGTGCGCGGCTACCGTTTCTCCGGAGGTCGGTTCACCAGTGGGATCGAGCGGCACCCAATCGACGGCATCGAACTGAAGGTCTACGACCCGGAGAAAACCCTGGCCGACTGTTTTGCCTTTCGCAACAGCCTGGGCATGGATGTCGTACTCGAGGCGCTCGATCTCTACCGAAAGCGCCGGAGTCCGGCGTACGGCCTGCTCCTGAAGTATGCCCGCATCTGCCGGGTCGAGAAGATCATGCGCCCATACCTGGAGGCGCCAGGTTGACGGCCAATATTGCCGCATCGGTTCGGCAGCGCCTGCTGAATCTCGCTCGTGACCAGGGGCGTCCGTTTCAGGAGGTGCTCCAGTTCTATGTGATGGAACGTTTTCTGTACCGATTGAGCCAGTCGGCCCATGCAGATCGCTTCGTGCTCAAAGGTGCTCTGATGCTCCAGGTGTGGGAATCACCGGAGGCGCGACCCACGATGGATATCGATATGCTCGGCCGGACGGACAACGACCTGGACGTGCTCCTGGGACAAGTTAGGGAAATCATGGATGCCGACCTTGAAGTGGACGACGGGCTGACTTTTCATGGCGACTCGCTGGAGGCCGAAGTCATTACCGAAGATGCCGAGTACGAGGGTGTGCGCATCCGCGGCTGGGCCGAACTGGATCGGGCTCGGGCCAGAGTGCAGGTGGATATCGGTTTTGGCGATGCAGTGGTGCCCGAACCGCAGCGGCAAAGCTATCCAGTGCTTCTGGGCCAGCCTGCTCCGGAGCTGCTGTGCTATAGCCGTGAATCCACGATCGCGGAGAAGTTCCAGGCCATGGTGGCGCTGGGGGCTATCAACAGCCGCATGAAGGATTTCTACGATATCTGGCTGCTGTCTCGGCAATTCAACTTCGAAGCGGCACCGCTTTTGCGAGCAATAACTGCGACATTCGAGCGGCGTGATACGCAGGTCCCGAGGGCACCGCTCTTCGAGGATGATTTTGCCCAAGAGAAGCAGGGTCAATGGCGCGGGTTTCTTCGGCGCCTGGGCGATGAGGTGCCCGCCGAGCCAGATTTTGCTAATGTGCTAGCGGAGTTGAAAGACTTCATCGGCACCGTATTGGCCGTCGACGCTGATGAGGCGACAGCCCTGCACTGGCCAGCCGGCGGACCCTGGAACAGGAGGGACAGGGGGTAGTGAATCGAGCGAGACTCAATGAAGCCGAAACCCGGGCCGAGCTGATCGACCCCGCCTTGCGCGAAGCCGGGTGGGGTGTGGTCGACGGCAGCCGGGTGGGGCGCGAGGTGATCGCACCGGGGCGGCTGATTGGCGCCGGTCGGCGCGGCAAGCAGGATATCGCCGACTACGTGCTGTTCTACCACGGCCAGAAACTGGCGGTGATCGAGGCCAAGAAGCAGGATCTGCAGCCCACCGAGGGTCTGGCCCAGGCCAAGCGCTATGCCGAGCGGTTACAGGCACGTTTTGCCTATTCCACCAATGGCCTGGAAATCTACCGGGTCGACATGGAAACCGGCGCGGAAGGCCCGGTTGATGACTGGCCGGCGCCGGATGCGCTTTGGGGAGAAACTTTCAAGGAGCCTGACCCGTGGCGCGAGCGGTTCGGTGCCGAGCCCTTCGAGGACAAGGGCGGGGCCTGGCAGCCGCGCTATTACCAGCACAATGCGATCAACCGCGCCCTGGAGGCAATTGCCGATGGCAATGACCGCATTCTCCTGACCCTGGCCACAGGCACTGGCAAGACCGCGATCGCCTTCCAGGTCGCCTGGAAGCTGTTTCATGCCCGCTGGTCACTAGCGGCGCGCGAGACCGGCGAACCTGCCCGACGGCCTCGCATCCTGTTTCTGGCCGACAGAAATATCCTGGCCAATCAGGCCTTCAACGATTTCTCCGCCTTTCCCGAAGACGCGCTGGTGCGCATCGACCCGCAAATCATCCGCCAGCGGGGCCGCGTACCCAAGAACGGCAGCGTTTTCTTCACCATCTTCCAGACCTTCATGACCGGAACCGATGAAGAAAGCCGACCGGCGCCGAATTTTGGCGACTATCCGCCCGATTTTTTCGATTTCATCGTGATCGACGAGTGTCACCGCGGCGGCGCCAACGACGAAAGCAACTGGCGCGGCATCCTCGAGTATTTCGCGCCGGCCGTGCAGCTCGGCCTGACCGCCACGCCAAAGCGAACACACAACGCCGATACCTACGCTTACTTCGGCGAGCCGGTCTACGCCTACTCGCTCAAGGACGGAATCAACGACGGTTATCTCACCCCGTTCAAGGTCCAGCAGATCGCTACCACCCTGGATGAGTACGTCTACACCGACGATGACGAGATCCTCGAGGGTGAGGTCGAGACCGGTAGGCGCTACCGCGAGGACGATTTCAATCGCGTCATCGAGATCAGGGCGCGCGAGGCCCATCGCATCAAATTGTTTATGGAGAAGATCGATCCGCGTGAGAAGACGCTAGTATTCTGCGCCACGCAAGAGCATGCGCTGGCCGTGCGCGACCTGATCAACCAGATCAAGCCGATATCCGACCCGAACTACTGCGTGCGTGTGACCGCCAACGACGGCGCCGAGGGCGAACGATTTCTGCGGACATTCCAGGACAACGAGAAGACCATTCCCACCATCCTGACCACCTCGCAGAAGCTCTCGACCGGCGTGGATGCCCGCAATGTACGCAATATCGTGCTGATGCGGCCGGTCAACTCGATGATCGAGTTCAAGCAGATCATCGGCCGCGGCACCCGCTTGTACGACGGCAAGGATTACTTCACCATTTACGACTTCGTGAAGGCCTACGAGCACTTCAACGACCCGGAGTGGGACGGCGAGCCGATCGAGCCGGAACGCTGCTCGATATGCAACAACCAGCCCTGTACCTGCGTCGTCGACCCGCCGAAACCCTGTCCGGTTTGCGCCGAAAGACCCTGCGTGTGCGAGAAGGAAGCACCGGAACCCTGCCCGGAATGCGGGCAGCGCCCCTGCATCTGCCTAAAGCGAAGAAAGCTGAGGATCAAGCTGGCGGATGGCAAGGAAAGAACCATCCAACACATGAGCGCGACCAGCTACTGGAGCCCGGAAGGCAAGCCAATGTCGGCCGTGCAGTTCGTTGAACGCCTGTTCGGCGAACTTCCGACGCTGTTCCGCAACGAAGACGAACTGCGCGAGCTCTGGAGCCGTCCGAAAACCCGCAAGGCGCTACTTGAAGGGCTGGAGGAAAAGGGATACGGCATCGAGCAACTGCGCGAGATCGCCAGAATGATCGACGCCCCCAACAGCGACCTGTTCGACGTGCTGGCTTACATAGCCTGGGCCCGCCCACCCATCAGCCGCGCCGAGCGCGTCGAATCGCACCGTCCGCTGATCTTCGACGGCATCGACTACCCCCAGAAGGAATTTCTTGAATTCGTGCTGGATCACTATGTCGAGAGAGGCGTCACCGAGCTCGACCCCGACAAGCTGCCCCACTTGATCGACCTGAAGTACCACAGCGTCTGCGACGCTGTCCGGGAACTTGGAAGTGTCGCGGGCATCCGAGACGTGTTTGTCGATTTTCAGCGAAAGCTGTACTAAACGTGCCTTTGGAGTCGGGCCGCATTGATCGAGTCTACCTTTAGTCAAGCCACATCGCTGTTGAATGAGTATGGCTTTCAGCTGAGTAGTCGGGAGTGGGCTGGGCTTTTCTGGGTGGTGGTAGCGGCGATTGCCTGCCTCCAGATAAGCAGCGCCCGAAGAAAGATTGCTCAGGCGCTGAGAATCGCGCTCGGGCCAAAAGTGCTTCCAATCTGGTTGGTCTACTTGACATGGATTGCCGGATTCATTTGGACATCAAATGTCCTTGGCTATTGGGAGAATGCCTTGGGGAAACTCACCTTTGTCTGGGTCTTTACGGCAGGAATTGTCCTGGTTTCCAAGTGTTAATGGCCAACTAAACTGACCCACTATTGGCCAACAATTTTGACCCACCCCGGGTGGCTTTGGCCACAAAACACTGTAGCGTCCCGTGCCAGACAAATAAGCCGGGACAGATCATTGAAGGAGTGGGTTGTGATTCACAAAATCAAAGCATTACACGATCAGGGGCGGGGCCTATCGGTCCGGGCGATCAGCCGGGAACTGGGCATTGCCCGTAACACGGTTCGCAAGTACCTGAGACTGAACGAGATGGCGATCAGCCAGGCCCAGGAGGATCCCTCGCGTAGCAAGCGTCTGGACGAGTATCGAGATTTCCTCATCCACCAGCTCAAGACGTATCCCCGGCTGAGCGCCATCAAGCTGGCTCGGCGACTGCGTGAGAAAGTGGGCGAGTTGCCAGCCTCTGAGCGTAGCCTGCGCCGCTACGTGCGAGCACTCAAGGAGCAAATCGCCAACGGCCAGACTCGTTATTACGAGCCGGTGGTTGACGCCGTACCCGGCGTTCAGTGCCAGGTTGACCCCGGCGAGCTGCGCGGAGTGATGATCGCAGGGTGGAGCGGGTGGTCTACTTCGTGGTCTTCGTTCTGGCCTGTTCACGGCTGATGTACGTGGGGTGCGATTCCAGCCTCTGGACACCGAGGCGTTCATCCAGCTTCACGACGAAGCCTTCCGCTACTTTGGTGGTGTGCCTGAGGAGTGTGTATACGATCAGACCAAGCTCGTGGTGATCCACGAGCGGTACCGAGAGCTGACGCTCAATCAACGCTTTCACCAGTACGCCACGACTGCCGGTTACCGGATCCATGCCTGCGAGGGCTATGATCCCGAGAGCAAGGGCAAGGTGGAGGCCGGGGTCAAGTACGTCAAGCAGGACGCCCTTTACGGGGAGTGCTTCGAGAGCGAGACGGCGCTGTGCCAGCACCTGCAAGGCTGGTTGGAGGCCGTGGCCAATGTTCGCAAGCACGGCGCCACCGGTCGCCAGCCGCGGGCCCACTTCGAGGCCGACGAGCGCGCACACCTGCGTCCCTACATTGTGGCGCAAAGCCTGCTTCAGGCTCGCCCTGACCACGAGACCCGCCGGGCCGACAAAACCGGGCTGATCTCGTGGAAAGCCAACAAGTACTCAGTGCCCCTGCGCTGGCAGCGGGCCCAGGTGGGTGTCTCTGAACAGGAGGGGCACCTGCATATCCATGACCTGGAGAGCGGCGAGCACATTGCTGAGCACGTGCTGTGTCTGGA from Wenzhouxiangella sp. AB-CW3 includes:
- a CDS encoding N-6 DNA methylase, with protein sequence MFEQTFRNLDNVLRQEAGCATELDYTEQTSWMLFLKYLADLEKERSMEAELRGKSYDFLLEAPYRWSSWAAPKNEDSEFDHDIALTGDDLIEFVNGKLFPYLQGFRERTAETDTIEYKIGEIFSEIRNKFTSGYSLRDALELVDTLSFGSQKEKHELSHLYEAKIRNMGNAGRNGGEYYTPRPLIRAMIRVIQPEIGERIYDAAVGSAGFLCEAYDYLRYGPDGPDAENPPKLSTEDLDTLQRRTFHGKEKKSLPYVIGIMNMILHGIEAPNIVHTNSLTENLDDVQEKDRYDIILANPPFGGKERKEIQQNFPIRTGETAFLFLQHFIKHLKAGGRAAIVIKNTFLSNSDNASRALRQELLENCNLHTVLDCPGGTFLGAGVKTVVLFFEKGAPTQKTWYYQLDPGRSLGKTNPLNDDDLEDFVEKQKTFADSEQSWTVPFDQVDTETWDLSVKNPNKAEEAPLRDPQEIIDEIEALDVQSREILEGIRGML
- a CDS encoding restriction endonuclease subunit S, translating into MTNGQGQIKTLGDVLKLEYGKPLPKEKRKNQGKYPVFGANGVKCFTDVPFHAKSSIIVGRKGTAGAVNLVDGGFWPLDVTYFVTLVSG
- a CDS encoding IS4 family transposase; its protein translation is MNIGKTLFAQIMDFLPWKTFHRTVDRYDGNRRVRTLSCAEQFRCMAFAQLTYRESLRDIEACLQVQSAKLYHMGFRQPIRRATLADANESRDWRIYGDYAQHLIAQARSLYVDESISSGLPDTVYALDSTTIDLCLSMFPWAPFRTAKAAVKLHTLLDLRGSIPSFIHISDGKLHDVNVLDLLIPEAGSFYVMDRAYLDYARLFNLAQAGAFFVIRAKSNLDFRRVYSAATDRQAGLICDQTIALCGQRPSKYYPQHLRRIRFKDPETGKTLVFLTNQFQLPALTICALYKSRWQVELFFKWIKQNLRIKCFFGRSENAVKTQIWIAVSTYVLIAIIKKRLDLDISLHAMLQIISITVFEKTQLKQAVTIDRSDLDQIKDGNQLNLFGF
- a CDS encoding restriction endonuclease subunit S; amino-acid sequence: MLVHLDLPRLATGVKPGINRNNVYAIERWIPPVEEQKRIVTILDEAFAGIETAIANTQKAKAWADKLFDSCLNRRLASIASADEIQTLSDVTELIVDCEHKTAPTQETGFPSIRTPNIGKGILLLDGVKRVSEEVYNQWTRRAKPEGGDLILAREAPAGNVGVIPADQKVCLGQRTVLIRPKRNMVKPKYLAYLLLHPDVQRRLMEKSTGATVQHINLRDIRALQLGAMPPMDVQKRDVAELEMLQESSQQALNMIDSKLKALEELKQSLLQKAFSGELTADHAEHEIESAAV
- a CDS encoding type IV toxin-antitoxin system AbiEi family antitoxin domain-containing protein, with translation MAAQRSRTDGFDDPVALFRAHGGQLRLSEALALGLNRYQFYKLRDEGVIEPVSRGLYRLTELPPVADPDLVAVATRFPRAVLCLVSALAWHDLTTQIPRRIDLAVERNARLPRQDYPPVRGYRFSGGRFTSGIERHPIDGIELKVYDPEKTLADCFAFRNSLGMDVVLEALDLYRKRRSPAYGLLLKYARICRVEKIMRPYLEAPG
- a CDS encoding nucleotidyl transferase AbiEii/AbiGii toxin family protein produces the protein MTANIAASVRQRLLNLARDQGRPFQEVLQFYVMERFLYRLSQSAHADRFVLKGALMLQVWESPEARPTMDIDMLGRTDNDLDVLLGQVREIMDADLEVDDGLTFHGDSLEAEVITEDAEYEGVRIRGWAELDRARARVQVDIGFGDAVVPEPQRQSYPVLLGQPAPELLCYSRESTIAEKFQAMVALGAINSRMKDFYDIWLLSRQFNFEAAPLLRAITATFERRDTQVPRAPLFEDDFAQEKQGQWRGFLRRLGDEVPAEPDFANVLAELKDFIGTVLAVDADEATALHWPAGGPWNRRDRG
- the hsdR gene encoding EcoAI/FtnUII family type I restriction enzme subunit R gives rise to the protein MNRARLNEAETRAELIDPALREAGWGVVDGSRVGREVIAPGRLIGAGRRGKQDIADYVLFYHGQKLAVIEAKKQDLQPTEGLAQAKRYAERLQARFAYSTNGLEIYRVDMETGAEGPVDDWPAPDALWGETFKEPDPWRERFGAEPFEDKGGAWQPRYYQHNAINRALEAIADGNDRILLTLATGTGKTAIAFQVAWKLFHARWSLAARETGEPARRPRILFLADRNILANQAFNDFSAFPEDALVRIDPQIIRQRGRVPKNGSVFFTIFQTFMTGTDEESRPAPNFGDYPPDFFDFIVIDECHRGGANDESNWRGILEYFAPAVQLGLTATPKRTHNADTYAYFGEPVYAYSLKDGINDGYLTPFKVQQIATTLDEYVYTDDDEILEGEVETGRRYREDDFNRVIEIRAREAHRIKLFMEKIDPREKTLVFCATQEHALAVRDLINQIKPISDPNYCVRVTANDGAEGERFLRTFQDNEKTIPTILTTSQKLSTGVDARNVRNIVLMRPVNSMIEFKQIIGRGTRLYDGKDYFTIYDFVKAYEHFNDPEWDGEPIEPERCSICNNQPCTCVVDPPKPCPVCAERPCVCEKEAPEPCPECGQRPCICLKRRKLRIKLADGKERTIQHMSATSYWSPEGKPMSAVQFVERLFGELPTLFRNEDELRELWSRPKTRKALLEGLEEKGYGIEQLREIARMIDAPNSDLFDVLAYIAWARPPISRAERVESHRPLIFDGIDYPQKEFLEFVLDHYVERGVTELDPDKLPHLIDLKYHSVCDAVRELGSVAGIRDVFVDFQRKLY